The Paenibacillus sp. 481 DNA window TGAATTATTTATGAGTCGTTTTGAACAAGTCATAAATACGCTTATCGAAATAAACAAGAATGACCAACAAGCAATAGATCATTTAGAAAAACTTGAAATGAAGAGTCAGTTCCGCGCTCCTGAAATGCAAGGTCAGAGCTGGATGGACCTCGCCATGTTCATTAAGTCAACAATGACAGCAGAACAACTCGCAATCTATCTTTTTAATCAGTCGGAGGCAATACTCTTCACTGATTCCGAAAAAACGGAGCTACAAAGAGCTCTCCTTAAAAACCGAGATAACATCAACAAATTCATAGCTTCAGACAAAACAAACGACGCAGATGAAGCAGTGGCGGAAACATGGCTCGAAAACAATTCAAGTGCTTATGAAAAGCTACAGTCCGATGAGTAGGGTATTATCGCTTTTACTAATTGCCACACTTCTTGCTGGATGCAACTCACAAACCACACAGCAACCCCAACCAACAGCAGCCAGCCCTATTACTGCCACAACGATTAAGCAAGACAATGCAAAACGTATCAAAGCGACAGTAACGGATGTCGTCGACGGCGATACAATCGAAATCGAGATGGATGGAAAAACAGAAAAAGTCCGTTTGCTTCTCGTCGATACGCCAGAGACAAAGCACCCGCACAAACCCGTCCAACCGTTTGGTCCAGAGGCTTCCAACTATGCGAAAAAGCAGCTGCAAGACCGCGACGTAGAGGTCGAAATTGACGTCTCCGCACGGGACAAATACGGTCGCTTGCTCGCATACATATGGGTGGATGGTAAGTTATTTAACGAAGAACTGCTGCGTGAAGGGCTTGCTCGTGTAGCCTACGTTTACCCGCCTAACGTAAAATACGTCGATCAATTTCGTGAGGTACAGGCTGAAGCACACAAAGCAGAACGCGGCATATGGAGCATCGAGAATTACGCAACCGATGAGGGGTTTGGTGAAAATGTAGAGCAGCCGGCTACCAAGGAGAAATCGGACGACGAGGTTTACTACAAAAACTGCACAGAGGCTCGTGAGGCAGGTGCGGCACCAATATCCAAAGGCGATGCAGGGTATAGAGCAGCGCTGGACCGTAATGGTGACGGCGTAGCATGCGAGTAAATCGGAGGGAATAAGATGGGCGGATGGCAAAGCAGTAACATGGAAAATTATGTGGCACCTAAGGAATTTAAATATGTTAAGAATGAAATCGTAAACATTAATAAGTGGAGGGAACAACATCCCCATGTAAACTGTTTTTATTGCGCTAAAGAACGAGAAGAACACGAAATGGAATTCACGTTTTCACCGCAACAAGATGAAGAAAGATGGACAGACCGAATGTCAGGACTGGGCATATGCAGATTGTGCTTTCAAGATTTTCGAATCGGCAATCTATACACCGATCGGTATGTTGTAAAGCGCATTTTGGCTAAGTAC harbors:
- a CDS encoding thermonuclease family protein, whose amino-acid sequence is MKSYSPMSRVLSLLLIATLLAGCNSQTTQQPQPTAASPITATTIKQDNAKRIKATVTDVVDGDTIEIEMDGKTEKVRLLLVDTPETKHPHKPVQPFGPEASNYAKKQLQDRDVEVEIDVSARDKYGRLLAYIWVDGKLFNEELLREGLARVAYVYPPNVKYVDQFREVQAEAHKAERGIWSIENYATDEGFGENVEQPATKEKSDDEVYYKNCTEAREAGAAPISKGDAGYRAALDRNGDGVACE